The following proteins are co-located in the Leptodactylus fuscus isolate aLepFus1 chromosome 8, aLepFus1.hap2, whole genome shotgun sequence genome:
- the BAIAP2L1 gene encoding BAR/IMD domain-containing adapter protein 2-like 1 isoform X2: MSRDPEAVAKITENTYKNVMDQFNPGLRNLVNLGRNYEKAVSAMVQAGRAYFDGVSRVGDMARASPVSKDLGQVLLEISNVHKKLNDNLEENFRKFHREIIAELERKTEQDVKYMNATLKRYQTEHKHKIDSLEKSQAELKKLRRKSQGTRNAAKYDMKETEYLNTISARQNEMQKFIAEGCREALLEEKRRFCFLVDKHCSFSNYLNYYHIQSSDLLTSKIPKWQETCSDVSQVPDTVINNMKELKTPETTPISGTPEPSPLMDKKALMSGEYDTISKNTLRMPPAPPSRAQTSPLVDMFNNPAVPTKVTYDRLKSSQESTDDGMLPRSMSVATGLNLMKKPKVRTIFPHAGNGKTLLSFQQGDLITLLIPEERDGWLYGEHEASKLKGWFPSSYTRPVEENGKESPQVPSATPSPAPVRSLSTANLLEKSDMVLPEPDYLETSFRDSPERERPTFTPFIAKEPAASNGSPKPTPNGVMRHPFLSGENPFATVKLRPTVTNDRSAPIIR; encoded by the exons CAATGGTACAAGCGGGAAGAGCTTATTTTGATGGTGTATCCAGAGTGGGAGATATGGCCAGGGCGTCTCCAGTCTCCAAGGATCTCG GTCAagtcctcctggaaatctccAACGTGCACAAGAAGCTGAACGACAACCTAGAAGAAAAT TTCCGGAAGTTCCACAGAGAAATAATTGCAGAGTTAGAAAGGAAGACGGAGCAAGATGTGAAGTATATGAAT gccactctgaagaGATACCAAACAGAACACAAACACAAGATCGACTCTCTGGAGAAATCTCAGGCCGAACTAAAGAAACTCaggaggaaaagtcaaggaactagaaatgctgcaaaatatgatATGAAGGAAACCGAG TATTTGAATACAATCTCTGCCCGTCAGAACGAGATGCAGAAGTTTATAGCGGAAGGCTGCAGAGAAGCGTTACTGGAGGAGAAGCGGAGGTTCTGCTTCCTGGTCGACAAGCATTGTAGTTTTTCCAATTACCTTAATTATTACCACATACAG TCTTCTGACTTGCTCACATCCAAAATCCCCAAGTGGCAGGAGACGTGCAGCGATGTCTCACAAGTGCCGGACACCGTCATAAACAACATGAAAGAGCTAAAGACTCCTGAAACCACTCCGATATCTGGCACCCCCGAACCATCACCACTCATGGACAAGAAAGCACTG ATGTCTGGAGAATATGATACAATCTCTAAGAACACGCTGAGGATGCCGCCGGCGCCGCCAAGTCGGGCACAGACCAGTCCATTGGTTGACATGTTTAACAACCCGGCAGTCCCTACAAAGGTGACTTATGACCGGCTGAAATCGTCACAAG AGAGCACAGACGATGGCATGTTACCCCGATCCATGTCCGTCGCAACGGGATTAAATCTCATGAAGAAGCCAAAAGTCCGAACCATCTTCCCCCATGCAGGAAATGGCAAAACGCTGCTGAGCTTCCAACAGGGAGACCTCATCACCCTCCTTATACCCGAGGAGAGGGACGGCTGGCTGTACGGGGAGCACGAGGCCTCCAAACT TAAAGGTTGGTTCCCCTCATCATATACCAGACCGGTAGAAGAGAATGGAAAAGAATCTCCGCAAGTGCCAAG TGCGACTCCCAGCCCCGCTCCAGTCAGAAGTCTCAGCACGGCCAATTTACTGGAGAAAAGTGACATGGTCCTTCCAGAACCGGATTACCTAGAAACGTCATTCAGGGACTCGCCTGAACGGGAACGCCCAACCTTCACCCCATTTATTGCCAAAGAACCTGCCGCAAGTAACGGATCACCA AAACCAACACCAAATGGAGTAATGAGACATCCGTTCCTAAG CGGAGAAAACCCTTTTGCGACCGTCAAGCTCCGCCCCACCGTAACAAACGACCGATCGGCTCCAATCATTCGATGA
- the BAIAP2L1 gene encoding BAR/IMD domain-containing adapter protein 2-like 1 isoform X1 — MSRDPEAVAKITENTYKNVMDQFNPGLRNLVNLGRNYEKAVSAMVQAGRAYFDGVSRVGDMARASPVSKDLGQVLLEISNVHKKLNDNLEENFRKFHREIIAELERKTEQDVKYMNATLKRYQTEHKHKIDSLEKSQAELKKLRRKSQGTRNAAKYDMKETEYLNTISARQNEMQKFIAEGCREALLEEKRRFCFLVDKHCSFSNYLNYYHIQSSDLLTSKIPKWQETCSDVSQVPDTVINNMKELKTPETTPISGTPEPSPLMDKKALMSGEYDTISKNTLRMPPAPPSRAQTSPLVDMFNNPAVPTKVTYDRLKSSQAESTDDGMLPRSMSVATGLNLMKKPKVRTIFPHAGNGKTLLSFQQGDLITLLIPEERDGWLYGEHEASKLKGWFPSSYTRPVEENGKESPQVPSATPSPAPVRSLSTANLLEKSDMVLPEPDYLETSFRDSPERERPTFTPFIAKEPAASNGSPKPTPNGVMRHPFLSGENPFATVKLRPTVTNDRSAPIIR, encoded by the exons CAATGGTACAAGCGGGAAGAGCTTATTTTGATGGTGTATCCAGAGTGGGAGATATGGCCAGGGCGTCTCCAGTCTCCAAGGATCTCG GTCAagtcctcctggaaatctccAACGTGCACAAGAAGCTGAACGACAACCTAGAAGAAAAT TTCCGGAAGTTCCACAGAGAAATAATTGCAGAGTTAGAAAGGAAGACGGAGCAAGATGTGAAGTATATGAAT gccactctgaagaGATACCAAACAGAACACAAACACAAGATCGACTCTCTGGAGAAATCTCAGGCCGAACTAAAGAAACTCaggaggaaaagtcaaggaactagaaatgctgcaaaatatgatATGAAGGAAACCGAG TATTTGAATACAATCTCTGCCCGTCAGAACGAGATGCAGAAGTTTATAGCGGAAGGCTGCAGAGAAGCGTTACTGGAGGAGAAGCGGAGGTTCTGCTTCCTGGTCGACAAGCATTGTAGTTTTTCCAATTACCTTAATTATTACCACATACAG TCTTCTGACTTGCTCACATCCAAAATCCCCAAGTGGCAGGAGACGTGCAGCGATGTCTCACAAGTGCCGGACACCGTCATAAACAACATGAAAGAGCTAAAGACTCCTGAAACCACTCCGATATCTGGCACCCCCGAACCATCACCACTCATGGACAAGAAAGCACTG ATGTCTGGAGAATATGATACAATCTCTAAGAACACGCTGAGGATGCCGCCGGCGCCGCCAAGTCGGGCACAGACCAGTCCATTGGTTGACATGTTTAACAACCCGGCAGTCCCTACAAAGGTGACTTATGACCGGCTGAAATCGTCACAAG CAGAGAGCACAGACGATGGCATGTTACCCCGATCCATGTCCGTCGCAACGGGATTAAATCTCATGAAGAAGCCAAAAGTCCGAACCATCTTCCCCCATGCAGGAAATGGCAAAACGCTGCTGAGCTTCCAACAGGGAGACCTCATCACCCTCCTTATACCCGAGGAGAGGGACGGCTGGCTGTACGGGGAGCACGAGGCCTCCAAACT TAAAGGTTGGTTCCCCTCATCATATACCAGACCGGTAGAAGAGAATGGAAAAGAATCTCCGCAAGTGCCAAG TGCGACTCCCAGCCCCGCTCCAGTCAGAAGTCTCAGCACGGCCAATTTACTGGAGAAAAGTGACATGGTCCTTCCAGAACCGGATTACCTAGAAACGTCATTCAGGGACTCGCCTGAACGGGAACGCCCAACCTTCACCCCATTTATTGCCAAAGAACCTGCCGCAAGTAACGGATCACCA AAACCAACACCAAATGGAGTAATGAGACATCCGTTCCTAAG CGGAGAAAACCCTTTTGCGACCGTCAAGCTCCGCCCCACCGTAACAAACGACCGATCGGCTCCAATCATTCGATGA